One stretch of Zingiber officinale cultivar Zhangliang chromosome 6B, Zo_v1.1, whole genome shotgun sequence DNA includes these proteins:
- the LOC121989196 gene encoding protein ACTIVITY OF BC1 COMPLEX KINASE 3, chloroplastic-like has protein sequence MDVAALSLPSPPFPACRWRPRLPRAAIVQAPPVPAGGNGTARGGQYPVLLPAAVSSASLSVVRRDRAEDMQAEARAMGRAANATIYSPELLAAKYSSRPFKLVSRTVEIFTALGAFAFKLLLDQRQGQFDQRKRQRAAELTKTLTQLGPTFVKIGQGLSTRPDICPPEYLDELSELQDALPTFPDETAFACIESELGVSLDSIYSAISPEPIAAASLGQVYKAQLKQTGQFVAVKVQRPGIEEAIGLDFYLLRGLGFLVNKYVDFISSDVVALIDEFAKRVYQELNYVQEGKNARRFRKLYADKEEVYVPDIYWDYTSAKVLTMDWVDGVKLNEQEAIEKRGLKMLNLVDIGIQCSLRQLLEYGYFHADPHPGNLLATPEGKLAFIDFGMMSETPEEARSAIIGHVVHMVNRDYNAMARDYYALNFLTSDVDVSPIVPALKNFFDGALNSTVSELNFKTIVDGLGNVLYQYPFNVPAYYALILRSLTVLEGLALYADPNFKVLAASYPYFAKRLLTDPNPYLRDALIELLFQDGRFRWNRLENLLVQGQKDRDFTTKDALQPVLKLLLGPDGEELRGLVVQEAVRVTEAIVLGSMIDTYDSMPDFMKVVVNNGNTNGPFKLSDGEQARMLELRDRVLRVWSLLRSSDSFDPSLLQPLVQVLEEREARNLGGRIFGGVTQRLSARLLQQVLRSPTTVSAAALQ, from the exons ATGGATGTCGCCGCCCTCTCCCTCCCCTCGCCGCCTTTTCCGGCTTGCCGTTGGAGGCCCCGACTCCCCCGCGCCGCTATCGTCCAGGCCCCTCCCGTCCCCGCCGGCGGCAACGGCACCGCAAGAGGCGGGCAGTACCCCGTCCTCCTCCCCGCCGCTGTTTCCTCCGCCTCTCTCTCCGTCGTCCGCAGAGACCGCGCCGAGGACATGCAAGCGGAGGCGCGCGCTATGGGCCGCGCCGCTAATGCCACCATCTACAGCCCTGAGCTCCTCGCCGCCAAATACTCTTCCAGGCCCTTCAAG CTGGTCTCACGGACTGTGGAGATCTTCACGGCGTTGGGCGCATTCGCGTTTAAGTTACTCTTGGATCAACGGCAGGGTCAGTTCGACCAGCGGAAGCGGCAGCGAGCGGCGGAGCTGACGAAAACCCTAACGCAATTAGGGCCGACGTTTGTGAAGATTGGGCAGGGCTTATCTACTCGTCCCGACATTTGCCCGCCGGAATACCTCGACGAGCTCTCCGAGTTGCAG GACGCACTCCCAACGTTTCCCGACGAGACGGCATTCGCCTGTATTGAGAGTGAACTGGGTGTGTCTCTGGATTCCATTTACTCAGCCATCTCGCCGGAGCCCATTGCAGCTGCCAGTCTTGGCCAGGTCTACAAAGCTCAGCTTAAGCAAACAGGCCAGTTTGTTGCAGTCAAGGTGCAAAGGCCAGGAATTGAAGAAGCCATTGGGTTGGATTTTTACCTTCTCAGAGGTCTGGGTTTTCTTGTGAACAAGTATGTTGATTTTATTTCCAGTGATGTTGTTGCTCTCATTGATGAATTTGCAAAAAGGGTTTACCAGGAACTTAATTATGTTCAG GAGGGTAAAAATGCTCGGAGATTTAGGAAGTTATATGCTGacaaagaagaagtgtatgtaccAGATATATATTGGGATTACACTAGTGCAAAAGTACTCACCATGGATTGGGTGGATGGGGTAAAGCTTAACGAGCAAGAAGCCATTGAGAAGAGAGGTTTGAAGATGTTAAATCTGGTCGATATAGGTATTCAGTGTAGCTTGAGGCAGTTGCTCGAATATGGCTATTTTCATGCTGATCCTCATCCTGGTAATCTTCTAGCGACGCCAGAGGGCAAATTGGCTTTCATTGATTTCGGTATGATGAGTGAAACACCAGAAGAAGCAAGATCTGCTATAATCGGTCATGTGGTTCATATGGTTAACAGGGATTATAATGCTATGGCTCGTGATTACTATGCATTAAATTTTCTCACATCGGATGTAGATGTGTCTCCAATTGTGCCTGCTCTTAAGAATTTCTTTGACGGTGCACTTAACTCGACTGTAAGCGAGCTCAACTTTAAGACTATTGTGGATGGTCTGGGAAATGTTCTTTATCAGTATCCTTTTAATG TACCGGCATATTATGCACTAATATTGAGGTCGCTTACTGTGCTAGAAGGTCTAGCTCTTTATGCTGACCCAAACTTTAAGGTGCTTGCTGCTTCATATCCATATTTTGCTAAAAGACTCCTGACTGATCCAAATCCTTATCTTAGAGATGCTCTAATTGAATTGTTGTTCCAAGATGGCAGATTCAG GTGGAATAGGCTTGAGAACCTTCTTGTGCAAGGACAGAAAGATCGAGATTTCACTACCAAAGATGCTTTGCAACCTGTTTTGAAGCTCCTTCTGGGTCCTGATGGCGAGGAACTACGAGGACTTGTTGTGCAAGAGGCAGTTCGGGTCACTGAAGCTATTGTCTTAGGTTCAATGATAGATACGTATGATTCCATGCCTGACTTTATGAAGGTTGTGGTCAACAATGGTAATACAAATGGACCTTTTAAGCTAAGCGACGGTGAACAAGCAAGGATGCTAGAACTTCGAGATAGAGTGCTCAGAGTGTGGAGTCTTTTGAGATCTTCAGATAGTTTTGATCCAAGCCTTTTGCAGCCACTGGTACAG GTACTGGAAGAACGGGAAGCCCGGAACCTTGGCGGGCGTATTTTTGGGGGAGTTACTCAACGCCTATCGGCCCGACTGCTGCAACAGGTTCTCAGATCTCCAACCACTGTGTCTGCTGCTGCTCTTCAATGA
- the LOC121989197 gene encoding protein NETWORKED 4B-like produces MKRMLSKKSHSLWWDRHISRKNSKWLEENLEKMDRSVTEMLKLTEGGGDSFAKKAEMYYEKRPELISHVEEFHRMYRALAERYDQVTSELRKSIESELKSQGSWNGFNFLSNPPSPLSEPIEELRPELNISPESKLQQPDLIPRAAGFDFFLPSSSSPDLSRKDIYDSFSYSESEPELEEINEESEDDTPLEMREKLQIHEYKSHREDDCSLKIAALELDLSAADEKLHSVETDIWDLKDKLKSTNASLCTKIIEFNLEKEKVSCLEENLIELQEEIFSLTHETVILKGAAISTARQFHSELLNHESIVEDYKNKLSLAEEKFIREKSSLEASIADLEGANKGLKAEVKKASQEKLLLKARISELEHRIHDLEISNSYSVDKMLQEKSELEAEIFTLSQSNSFLEAEVTSLDNEMRELVADKISQHSEKQKLVAALNGSLDALKLKVDMLTTEKEELSSKADSLVDDISSRNDKLLQMKQQMHHLHLERAELFMEIEESNQASSDLKSRVQELEEEVERQKVAISDGEEAKKEAIRQLCVSLEHYRDGYHQLRHLLQENRRSAMAAR; encoded by the exons ATGAAGCGAATGCTATCCAAGAAATCTCACTCATTGTGGTGGGACAGACATATTAGCCGGAAAAACTCCAAATGGCTTGAAGAAAATCTTGAAA AGATGGACCGAAGTGTCACAGAGATGCTAAAGTTGACAGAAGGGGGTGGAGATTCATTTGCAAAGAAAGCTGAGATGTATTATGAGAAGCGCCCCGAGTTGATTTCCCATGTTGAGGAGTTCCACCGCATGTATCGTGCTCTGGCTGAGCGTTATGACCAAGTAACCAGTGAGCTCCGCAAGAGCATTGAATCAGAATTGAAATCTCAAGGCTCATGGAACGGATTTAATTTCCTTTCAAATCCACCTTCTCCTTTATCTGAACCAATTGAAGAGCTCCGTCCTGAGTTAAACATTTCTCCCGAGTCAAAGCTGCAACAGCCCGACCTCATTCCCAGGGCTGCCGGGTTCGATTTCTTCCTTCCATCTAGCAGTAGTCCTGATCTTTCTAGGAAGGACATTTATGATTCATTTTCATACTCAGAATCTGAGCCCGAGCTCGAAGAGATCAATGAGGAAAGTGAAGATGACACTCCCTTGGAGATGAGGGAGAAACTTCAAATTCATGAATACAAAAGCCATCGCGAGGACGACTGCAGCCTTAAAATTGCAGCTTTGGAGTTGGATCTATCTGCTGCAGATGAAAAACTTCACTCCGTGGAAACCGATATCTGGGATCTCAAGGATAAACTCAAGAGCACCAATGCTTCTTTATGCACTAAGATCATAGAGTTCAATTTGGAAAAGGAGAAGGTTTCCTGCTTAGAGGAAAATCTTATAGAGCTGCAAGAAGAAATATTCAGCCTTACCCATGAAACTGTAATTCTAAAGGGTGCAGCAATATCTACTGCTAGGCAGTTCCACAGCGAGTTACTGAATCATGAATCCATTGTCGAAGATtacaaaaacaaactaagtctTGCTGAAGAAAAGTTTATCCGTGAGAAGTCAAGCCTTGAAGCTTCGATTGCAGACTTGGAAGGTGCCAACAAGGGACTAAAAGCTGAGGTAAAAAAGGCGTCACAGGAAAAATTGCTACTCAAAGCCCGTATTTCTGAACTGGAGCATAGAATCCACGATCTGGAAATCTCAAACAGCTACTCTGTTGACAAAATGCTGCAGGAGAAGTCAGAACTCGAAGCTGAAATTTTTACTCTCTCCCAGTCCAATTCATTCCTTGAAGCTGAGGTCACCTCGCTGGATAACGAAATGAGGGAGCTTGTAGCTGACAAAATTTCCCAACACAGTGAGAAACAAAAGCTCGTCGCTGCACTAAACGGGAGTCTTGACGCTCTAAAACTTAAAGTGGATATGCTGACAACCGAGAAAGAAGAACTTTCTTCCAAGGCGGACTCCCTTGTCGACGACATCAGTTCCCGCAACGACAAGCTACTGCAAATGAAGCAGCAAATGCATCACTTGCACTTGGAACGTGCAGAGCTGTTCATGGAGATCGAAGAAAGCAATCAAGCTAGTTCAGATTTGAAGTCAAGAGTACAAGAACTTGAGGAGGAGGTAGAGAGGCAGAAGGTGGCAATTTCGGATGGGGAGGAAGCAAAAAAGGAGGCAATAAGGCAGCTTTGCGTCTCACTAGAGCATTACCGCGATGGCTATCATCAACTCAGGCATTTGCTGCAGGAGAATCGGCGATCCGCCATGGCGGCAAGGTGA